From the Phycisphaerae bacterium genome, the window GGCGTGTACGTGCTGACGTACTTCCGCGCCGCGCCGGAGAAGATTGACCCCCTGGAGCGCGACATCCGCCTGTCAGAGAATGTCCTCCGGGCGCTCGTCCTTCGGGCCGACGGCATCACGCCGGAGATGATGGAGCGGGCGGCCGAGGCCCGCGGCGCATCCCTCGACGGCGAGCCCGGTGGAGGGGATGAGGGCTCGCGGGGCGACGGTGATGATTCGGGCGGCGAGGGATCGTTCCGCGGTGATCGCGGCGGAGACGACCGTCGTCGTCGCGACCGGGACCGCGACCGCGACCGAGATCAGGCACGTGAGGAATCCGTGGCATCCGGCGGTTCGGACTAGTTCCCGAATTGGCTGGTTTGCACGGAGTCGCTGCGGCGACGGTGCAAGATTGGCGCTGACTGGAGAGGACCGACATGGCCAGTTTCAATCGGATCATCCTGCTCGGTAACCTGACGCGCGATCCACAGCTCAGCTACACCGCATCGAACGTGGCGGTGTGCAAGTTCGGGTTGGCCACAAACCATCGCTGGAGGGACAAGGACGGCAATCAGCGAGAGGAAACGTGCTTTGTGGATTGCACCGTGTTCGGGCGCGGCGGCGAAACATTCAATCAGTACATGAGCAAGGGACGCTCGGTCTTGGTCGAGGGACGATTGCAGCTGAACCAATGGACGACGCCGGAAGGCGACAAGCGCAGCAAACACGAAGTCCTGGTCGACAATTTCACGTTTGTGGGCGGCCAGGGCAACGAATCGCGCGGTCCGGAGAATCGCGGCTCGGAGCGCCGCGGTCAGCCGGCACCGGTCGGCGGGCGAAGCCAGGACAGCGGGCCGGGGTACGACGAGCCCCCGCCCCCATCGGATGATGATATCCCCTTCTAGGGGCACCGATCCCGCAGCGGCTTCGTGTCGTTGGAGGGATCAATCGAAGAGAGGTCGGAAGTTCGGGCGCGATCGATGTGCGTATCGCGCTGCGTTGGAAAGATGGAGTAACGGGCACCATGAAAGTGCTACTTTGTAAGAACGTTGAGAAGCTCGGCATCGTGGGCGACGTTGTCGAGGTGAAGTCCGGCTACGCCCGCAACTATCTGGTGCCCCAGGGTCTGGCAACGGAACCCACCGACGCCAACATGCGCCGCCTGGCCGAGGCTCGCCGACAGGCCGAGCTGGAGCGCGCCCAGCGCCGGACCGAAATGGAGAAACTCGCGGAAAAGCTCGAAGGTGTGGAGGTCTCCATCTACGCCAAGGCCAACGAGGAAGGCCACCTGTACGGCTCCGTCGGAACCCGGGAGATCGCCGAGGCGCTGGCAGGCGAGCAGCTTTACGTCAAGCCTGATTGGATCGTGCTCGACCGGTCGATTCGCAACCTCGACAAGGTCAGCGTGGATCTGCGATTGGCCGAGGACCTCCGCCCGACCATCAAGGTCTGGGTACTGCGCGAGAAGGCACCGGGCGAGGAAGGTGACGAGGAATCGCTGAAGGCGGAGGCATCGGCCCAGCACGCCCCGCGCATGGAGGCCGAAGGCGATGGCGACGAGTCCGAGCGCGACTAGAGCCAAGCCCGTGGGTGCGGCGCTGTCCGATCGGCTGCCGCCCCACGATCTGGATGCTGAAATGGCGCTGCTCGGCTCGATGATGATGAGCCGGGACGCCATCGCCGAGGTCATCCCCCTCATCGGCCGGGAAGACAGCGGCTGGTTCTACCTCCCCGTCCATCAGAATCTCTTCGAAGTCCTCGTCGATCTCTACGACAACCCCGCCAAGGCCATCGACCTGGTGGCCGTTTCCGACGAACTACGTCGCCGCGAGCTGTTCGATTTCGTGGGCGGCCACGCCTACATGATCCAGCTTGCGGAGAGCTTCGCCGACTGGGCGAATGCCGAGCATTACGCCCGCATTGTTCGCGACAAGGGCACGCTGCGCGACCTGATTCGCTGCGCCCACGAGATCACCGAAAAGTCCTACAGCGCCGTCGAAGAAACCCGGGAAATTCTCGACTTCGCCGAGCGGCGCATGTTCGAGGTCACCGAACGGCGCGGCGCCGGTCACACCATCGCGGTCAAAGACGCGATCATTCGCCTGAAGAATCTCATTCAGGAGCGTGACGGCAGTCCTCTGACGGGCTTGCCGTCGGGCTTCACGCAGCTCGATGAGCTGACCGCGGGATTCCAGCCGGGTGACTTTATCATCGTTGCCGCCCGGCCTTCGATGGGAAAGACCGCACTGGGCCTGGGCATGGCCTTGAATGCAGCCATGCACCAGCATCGGCCCGTGGCATTCTTCTCGATGGAGATGAGTGCCGACCAGGTGACGCAGCGACTGGTCTGCGCCCATACGGGCATCGATGCGCAGAAGCTTCGCCGGCACATGCTTGGCGAGGCGGACAAGCGCACGCTCGTGGAGGCCTGCGAGGATTTCGCCAGCGCCCCCCTGTACATCGACGATACGCCGGGGATGACCGCGATGGAATTGCGCTCCGCGGCCAGGCGGCTCAAACAGCAGTATGACATCCAGGCCGTGTACGTGGATTACCTCCAGCTCATGCACACCCCCAAGGCGGAGAGTCGCCAGGTGGAGATCGCCACGGTCAGCCGGGGGCTCAAGGGCCTGGGCCGGGAACTGGGCATTCCGGTTATCGCCATGGCCCAGCTCAACCGCATGCCCGAGGGTCGCACGGACAAGCGGCCGCTGATGAGCGACCTGCGCGAGTCCGGGGCCATCGAGCAGGACGCGGACATGGTCCTGCTTATCCACCGTGAAGAGTACTATCACCCAGAAAAAGAAGAGTCAGCGGGTCTGGCTGAGCTGATCCTGGCCAAGCAGCGCAACGGCCCGACGGGCTCCGTCACGCTTACCTTCAACAAGAAGCTGACGCGGTTTGCCAACCATTACGTCGGTCCCGAGAGCTATGAAGGCTACCAGGGGCGCGACGACGTGGTGCCGTTTTAGAGCCGATCATGGCGACCCGCACCGGTCGGCATCGGCCGCCGCGGCATGTCCGAAAGTCGTCTCCGCGGGCCGGCCTAATTACCCTGTGAGGAGCCGGCGCTCCCTCCGTCGGGCTCTGTTCCCTGCATGTACAGGGCAATGTCCTCCATGTCGACCACGGCGTTTCGGTCGATATCCGCGTACACCGCTGCCTGGCCCAGGCCCATTTCGCCCAGTTCCTTCACCGTGATCGATGTGCGTGCCCCCGGGGCAGTCGCAGCGGGCGGGGTACAGCAGCAAGGCGGGCTCTGCATCAGAAAGTTGTCGACCACAAAGGAGAAGTCCAGACTGTCCACCATGCCATCGGCGTTGATATCGCCGTGCGGGCCGGGGAGCGTGCAGCTGGAGGAATCGCACTCGGTGTCGCCATGCGGTGGGTAGGATGCGCCGTTCCCGATCTCGCTCATGAGTGTTACGTAGTCCAGGATATTGATCGTATTGGCGCTGCTGAAGGAGATGCCGGGCTTCCAGGCATCCAGGTTTCCGCCGGTCAGCCAGTTGCCGCCCTGGCCGGGGTCGCCGACATACGAAACTGACAGTTTGCCCGTTCCCTCGCGCTCGTTGTCGCTGTCCCACTGGGCGGGATTGCAGACTGGCACGTCACAGGCGGCCAGCGTGTGCAGGATATCCTGTGCCGCGATGCAAGAATAGTTGGCAGCCGGCACCGTGAGCGTGGCGCGGCCCAAGTGGTCCGGCGCCGGCGGTTCGCCGAAATGCACGGTCTCGCACACGGTCTCCGGCATCGTGCCGCAATCAGTGAAGAGGTTGAAGTTGATGCAGCGGTTAAACGTGTCGGCAATCATCTCCGGTGACAGTTCGACCACGACATCCAAAGCAACCTCGTTCTCCACTTCCACGACCCATTCGCCCGTCACGGTATCGCCACAGTCGTTCCATGCCGTGCAAGCGAAGGATGTTGTGCCCACCGGCAGCAGGCCACCATTCGTGATCGTACTCGCGGGAATCGCCTGTCCCCCGTCATGTACCGCGGTGCACACCATCGACGGATCCGTATCGCATGAGTCATTGGCAGCTACGGGCGCACTCCAGGTTACCAGTCGCGCCAAGGTGTCGCAGTCGGCCGTGTAGGTGCCACCGCTCGGCGAGGTGAGTGACAGATCGCCGTTGCGGCGAAGGGGTGCGCTGCAACCGCAGGCGTCGGGCGTGATCAACGTCCCGATCGCATTCCAAAGGTACGTGTCTTGTGGATTATCTTCGACCAAGCAGACGGCGCACGATGTGCAGTCGGCCGTCTTGACAAATGTCAGGCAACCGAGGTCTGCCGGTCCCGTCAATTGGGCCTGCGGCAATCGAATGCTGCCATTGCTGCTCTCCACCCGGTCCGATCTGCTCGCACTCGACACGGCGTAAACAATGGTCCCCAAGGATTCGTTCACCGCGGCTGTCAACACGTGTGCGTACGGGCTGCCCGGGCACGCGCCGACGTGTACAAGATCCAAGCAGGCCGGGTCGTACTGCAGCACGATCCTTCCGCCCGCGACAGGCTCAGTGCTGGCGCCCAGAGCAATGCGTGCGTCGACGACTTCGCCCTCGTCGTAGCAGGTGGAATCAGGATATGCGCCGGCCTGGATCTCAACGCACAACGTCGGTCCGCCGGTGGACTGGGCGAATGCACCGGGTAACGCAAGAATTCCGACCGCCCAAGACGCGATGATCTGCATCGAGTATTTCATTATCTCCCCCCGGCAATCTCAAGAGTGCAATACGGATCCCTTGGTCTTCGTGCGGAATCCAATGGTAACACCGAGGCCAGATTCGCCAACAGAATTCTGAGTAAAGTTCTCGCGAGCGGATTATCAACAGAGTCCTGGAAAGCGAGCGAACTTTGCCGCGAGGGAACCGGGCAATCGAATTGCTGCCGGCAGGGTCAACCCTGGCAAACCACAATTGAGGCAGTTCGTTACACCAGCGAAGACCTCGATGTTAAACGAGGAACACGGCCGGTAAGTGGTCGCAGCCTCGCAAGAGACTCCAAGGTGAGTGCATGTTGCAGATACCGCAGCACCGGCCGACCCAACGAGGCGCTGTTCCGGGAATCGAAGGGCTCGATTGATAATTCCGGGTTTTCCTTCGTTCATGGTGTTGAGTCGGTTCTTCAGTGCAGCCGTGTCCCCTGATCAGGCGCTCAGGCCGAGGCTTTGTGTATGACCTAATCGAACTCGTGTGACACTATATTGTCACCATCACTTGATTCAGTTTGGCGCCCCTGGGGGCGCCTGAATACCGGGAAGACTGTGAAACGTACGTTGCCACTGTCCCGACTGCTCGCTGCCCGCAATGGGTCGAGGGTAGTTTGTGACGGCCACGTACAACGGTCAGTTGGAGGCCGTGGCGGCCACGATGACGGGAACGCAAGCGGCCGTAGCCACGGCCGCCTGGGCTGCCTGGATGGCCTGTTTCGTGGCCTTGCCCATAAGTTCCCCACTGGTGATCTGTTCGATGCGCTTGCGTCGAGCGCGGAGTTCCCTGCGGCCGAACGGAATGCGGAGGACGCCGGCGCTATCGGCAAGGGATATCAGTACGACCGTGCGGGGATCGATCTCGCGGGTGTCAGTGAAAATCGCCTTGCGGAGGCGCTCGATGACGGCGCGCTCGGGGCGGGGATCGAGCTCGGGGTAGATCCTCCGCTTGAAGATGAGCAGGATCGTTCCAGTATCGGCGCGGAGAACGCCGCGGCGGCAGAGACCCTCGGCGATGCGATGCTGGAGCTTGCCAATGTGGGCGAAGCGCGTGATCCAGGTTTTCATGGAAGCGCGGCGTTTGGCCGTGGCGATGCGACCGAGACACTCGTCCAGCAGCGGATCGCCCAGCGGCCGGTTGTCCGCCAGATCGACGAGATTCTTCTCCGTGAATGCCTGCCTGAGCCATGCGCCGAAGCCGGCCGTGTGGTCGCGGGACCTGCCCTCGTCGATGGCAATGCGATTGCCGAGCAGCAGCTCGGACAGGATCGCGCCACCCAGGGCGAAGTGGTAGGTGTGGTCGGCGGCAACCGTGCCCGCCTCGTCGCGCAGGGCGAGGAGGAGAATCTCTTCCTGGAGGTAGAGCGCTGGTTCGCGGCCGGGCATGGGAGTACTCCTTATCGATTGTGGTACTTAACCGTCATGATCATGCCACAACGGTCGGACCACGGCCATTAGAAAAAGTGTCGGAGTTGGTAGGCAGCCGCGAGAGGCGGCGGCGCGCGTTGGGCTACGGGGAACGGGCGCATTCCCGTAGAGCGGGGTCCACCAAGGCGGGGGCAGGCGGGGTGGGCATCTCTCAGGTTCGAGATGTTCATCAACGCTCTCCAGCCCGTGGGCGGAGCGAGTCTGCCTCACGGGTTATGCGTAACACTCGTTCGGGCTGTCGGAGCATCGCGCTCCTCTACAGGTAATAACGCGCAGGGGCGCTCAGTCGAATGCGCAAATAAAGTGATCACGCGCGGCAAGTGGGCACGAGACAAGAGGTAAGCCACGAAGCGACGAAGCCACGGAGGCACGAAGGGGAAGAGAGGCAGTGGGGCAGCGGGCCACAGAGTTCGGGGCGGGTGGCAAAAGACGGGCCACGCCGGTTCGGGATGGGGTGCGTCCACGAAGGGAGGACGTGGCCGGCTGCTGGCGGACGCCGCCGTCAGTCGTCTCTGCTATTTCGTCAGCCGTACTAACTAATATTCTTCACGAATTCCGGGGGCTTCGTCATCATTTACTCGTTGGAACTGGGCGATCCGCCCCGTTACGATATGGGCCACGCGATTCATATAAAGGAACAAGCCATGTTGTCAAAGGCCGGATGGTTAGCGGCGACGGTGCTGATTATCGGAGGGCAATACAGTCTCGCTCAGGAATTGACGTCGCTGCGCATTGAAGGCCCCACCACTGTGGAGGAGTGGTCGACAACATACTACCACGCGATTGCCGGGTTTGATCAAGAGCTCGAGTTCGACGTAACTCTCTTCGCGCAGTTTTCGTTGGAGCATGGCGACTTCGCCTCCATCGGATCGCTGGGTGATTTACACACATACGCGGTGACGGATGTGGATGTAACTGAAATCATCCACGCCCATTTTGATTTCGGGGACCAATCGGCGGATGCGTCGCTTGGGGTAACGATTCAATACCACGTGACGGAGTCCGGCTCGTCTCTGGATTTTGACGGGGTCGATGATCTGGTCGTGGTGCCGGCGGCGGCGGAGCTCGGCTACTCCGGCACGGGCGGCTGGACGATTGAGGCGTGGCTATGGGCCCGAGATCCGGATTTCGAAAACCCCGTCCCGGTGGTCGCACAGGTCTTGGCTGGAAG encodes:
- the dnaB gene encoding replicative DNA helicase, with protein sequence MATSPSATRAKPVGAALSDRLPPHDLDAEMALLGSMMMSRDAIAEVIPLIGREDSGWFYLPVHQNLFEVLVDLYDNPAKAIDLVAVSDELRRRELFDFVGGHAYMIQLAESFADWANAEHYARIVRDKGTLRDLIRCAHEITEKSYSAVEETREILDFAERRMFEVTERRGAGHTIAVKDAIIRLKNLIQERDGSPLTGLPSGFTQLDELTAGFQPGDFIIVAARPSMGKTALGLGMALNAAMHQHRPVAFFSMEMSADQVTQRLVCAHTGIDAQKLRRHMLGEADKRTLVEACEDFASAPLYIDDTPGMTAMELRSAARRLKQQYDIQAVYVDYLQLMHTPKAESRQVEIATVSRGLKGLGRELGIPVIAMAQLNRMPEGRTDKRPLMSDLRESGAIEQDADMVLLIHREEYYHPEKEESAGLAELILAKQRNGPTGSVTLTFNKKLTRFANHYVGPESYEGYQGRDDVVPF
- the rpsF gene encoding 30S ribosomal protein S6; translation: MTPNQYEAMYLFDPTFGASWEDCEAEIKRLMSRAEAELVFCKKWDERRLAFKVKGRKRGVYVLTYFRAAPEKIDPLERDIRLSENVLRALVLRADGITPEMMERAAEARGASLDGEPGGGDEGSRGDGDDSGGEGSFRGDRGGDDRRRRDRDRDRDRDQAREESVASGGSD
- a CDS encoding 50S ribosomal protein L9 encodes the protein MKVLLCKNVEKLGIVGDVVEVKSGYARNYLVPQGLATEPTDANMRRLAEARRQAELERAQRRTEMEKLAEKLEGVEVSIYAKANEEGHLYGSVGTREIAEALAGEQLYVKPDWIVLDRSIRNLDKVSVDLRLAEDLRPTIKVWVLREKAPGEEGDEESLKAEASAQHAPRMEAEGDGDESERD
- the ssb gene encoding single-stranded DNA-binding protein, yielding MASFNRIILLGNLTRDPQLSYTASNVAVCKFGLATNHRWRDKDGNQREETCFVDCTVFGRGGETFNQYMSKGRSVLVEGRLQLNQWTTPEGDKRSKHEVLVDNFTFVGGQGNESRGPENRGSERRGQPAPVGGRSQDSGPGYDEPPPPSDDDIPF
- a CDS encoding GPP34 family phosphoprotein, with the translated sequence MPGREPALYLQEEILLLALRDEAGTVAADHTYHFALGGAILSELLLGNRIAIDEGRSRDHTAGFGAWLRQAFTEKNLVDLADNRPLGDPLLDECLGRIATAKRRASMKTWITRFAHIGKLQHRIAEGLCRRGVLRADTGTILLIFKRRIYPELDPRPERAVIERLRKAIFTDTREIDPRTVVLISLADSAGVLRIPFGRRELRARRKRIEQITSGELMGKATKQAIQAAQAAVATAACVPVIVAATASN